The Desertifilum tharense IPPAS B-1220 genome includes a region encoding these proteins:
- a CDS encoding FHA domain-containing protein, translated as MNELTLEWQEGSQLRQEIISQHQPSKHPGTIRLGRDPAQCDIVLSHPTVSGLHIEIFFSPPQDSFKVRNLRGESNPPMIDGQLLPEGEQFLSEGSTIQLGQMLLRVTEISSGVPPTVIMPPQAPIRSSTTPPAIASPTAPPTYGLKCPNCGHISPFERQNQPCASCGHFLVNAESVLIPPK; from the coding sequence ATGAACGAACTCACCCTAGAGTGGCAAGAAGGCTCTCAACTCAGACAAGAAATCATCAGCCAACACCAACCCAGCAAGCATCCCGGAACGATTCGCCTCGGACGAGATCCTGCCCAGTGCGACATCGTTCTCTCGCATCCCACCGTATCCGGCTTGCATATTGAAATCTTTTTCAGCCCCCCACAAGATAGCTTCAAAGTCCGCAACCTCCGGGGCGAAAGCAATCCCCCCATGATTGACGGTCAACTGTTGCCTGAAGGAGAACAGTTTCTCAGCGAAGGCAGTACGATTCAATTAGGGCAAATGTTATTGAGAGTTACTGAAATCTCTAGCGGCGTTCCACCCACCGTCATCATGCCCCCCCAAGCACCCATCCGGTCATCTACTACCCCACCTGCGATCGCGTCGCCCACAGCCCCCCCAACCTATGGGCTAAAGTGTCCGAACTGCGGTCATATTTCCCCCTTCGAGAGGCAAAATCAGCCCTGCGCGAGCTGCGGTCATTTTCTAGTGAATGCGGAAAGCGTCCTGATTCCTCCGAAATAA